In Uranotaenia lowii strain MFRU-FL chromosome 2, ASM2978415v1, whole genome shotgun sequence, one genomic interval encodes:
- the LOC129741332 gene encoding uncharacterized protein LOC129741332, which translates to MPGSAIEGKDGTPGSEANNCVACRKPDSWNNMVQCDTCNSWWHQSCAGVTGSIKERPWSCRNCIPAISESSVLTTPSVRNRRKALQLQLLDEKRALDRLAREIREEQLNSKLEEIQAEKKYVDEKFKLLQEEDISAIEEEVHSVVSHRSRQKRIHSWIADTATTNGAVAIQEGQAPGKNQQQQLSNAIQQDLVENIQLGQVTPKRNTGAYPKRSVVPKTIPDSHLCTSEMDISPMQPTTAKITSKMPQMTEDYVEVVGTQPFGVPSGMPPGYYQVPAINGIQQPLPLSKTIQQNADRLETLIEYGIAVNSICDNLEAANLYDHLSNPSLLGELVSRLPAHIKYQWATHIATLNEVNLKTFSLFMKNAVQSVSRVCVYSGATMNESSKAKRGAVHSHVEPSKDRDAPVMKACPSCSGGHYLKDCTRFKHMDVDERWKFILSMGICRICLFAHGKRSCRSNNRCGISSCTNRHHSLLHPHSSSSPPVVSTLKAEEPTKTERQNDYIVTGETLSHRSSDRGVLFRIIPIKVFGNDKVVQTFAFIDEGSSLTLIEEALTDELGLKGMHQTLCLQWTGSMSRMEPNSMLVDLVVSGLNNQKNLLKETRTVKELTLPAQTLNYENLVKKYDHLKGLPVASYVDAVPRILIGVNNLRLTVPLRIREGKADEPTAAKTRLGWCVYGGSGEPENSSINFHTCNCSEAESLHNMVRDFVSQEDTGVSFGVKLESAADQRSRSILEESTCRVGERFSTRLLWRFDDFELPDSYPMAVKRLECLERKMARNPALRENLMKQLADYQTKGYAHQLTETEQMNSDPRRTWYLPLGVVMNPKKPEKVRMIWDAAATVNGVSLNSMLLKGPDELVPLPWILFRFRQYPVAVTADITEMYHQIMIDPRDQQAQRFLWRSDPEKLPEIYVMNVATFGATCSPAAAQFVKNKNAKEFERSYPRAVEGIVQRHYVDDYVDSFETLEEASAVSSQVRMIHAAGGFNIRGWRSNYKEVLESLGENAAQHPKTLDLESRNYERVLGMHWLPEEDLLAYSTSLPLELRDVITKGDHPTKRQVLRCLMSFFDPLGILAAFVLHGKVLLQDIWRAGTEWDEQINKNAFEKWLRWTEQFEHISRLRIPRCYFDGVNNSRYKQTELHIFVDASEEAYAAVGYFRIPSNSGGFECSLVAAKTKVAPLKHWSIPRLELQAAVLGTRLKKCITEGHAISAQRVVFWSDSSTVLAWIRSDHRRFTQFVACRVGEILSTTNISEWRWVPSKFNVADCATKWGQGPPVCSSDSWFREPAFLWESEQTWPQPKAVKTTTEELRVSCVHSGTIVLVEPLVEFTKFSKWERLVRTMAYIYRWQNLAMKGNVSGFLKQDELLAGESAVFRLCQLQAFSDEINVLKRNQTLSKEQRIPLAKTSVILKLSPYLDENDVLRVDSRVGAAKNVASNLKFPVILPRNHYVTELIVNYYHRKYLHCNSETVVNELRQCFYISQLRPVVKRITRKCQYCKVYRSEPQIPRMAPLPEARLASYTRPFSYVGLDLFGPLFVKIGRSSVKRWVALFTCMTIRAVHVEIVHTLSTQSCIMSIRRFIGRRGAPIEIHSDNGTNFRGADNILQKQMQQFHLDMASTFTNANTKWVFIPPGTPHMGGCWERMVRSVKTALEACVQSGRKLDDEALYTLAVDAEGIVNSRPLTYLPLESEEQEALTPNHFLLGNSNGVKQKPGNTSIVKYEIGHTWNQIQQQLDVFWSRWVREYLPSITRRTKWFNDVKPVKIGDFVVVVNEARRNGWTRGRVQEIIHGADGRIRKAIILTNKGLTRQAVSKLAVLDIQMGNAEPRRP; encoded by the exons atgCCGGGATCAGCAATTGAAGGAAAGGATGGAACTCCAGGTTCAGAAGCAAATAATTGCGTCGCCTGTCGGAAGCCTGATTCGTGGAACAACATGGTCCAATGCGATACATGCAACAGTTGGTGGCACCAATCCTGTGCTGGAGTTACCGGTTCAATTAAAGAACGTCCGTGGAGCTGCCGGAATTGCATACCGGCAATAAGCGAGAGTTCCGTTTTGACTACGCCCAGTGTCCGAAATCGACGAAAAGCACTCCAGCTGCAGCTGCTAGATGAGAAGCGCGCACTGGATCGCCTTGCCCGGGAAATCCGCGAAGAACAACTCAATTCGAAGTTGGAAGAAAtccaagcagagaaaaaataCGTTGACGAAAAGTTTAAACTGCTTCAGGAAGAGGACATCTCCGCAATTGAGGAGGAAGTCCACAGTGTCGTCAGCCATCGATCCCGCCAGAAACGAATACATTCCTGGATTGCCGACACCGCCACTACGAACGGTGCTGTCGCTATCCAAGAGGGGCAGGCTCCAGGAaagaatcagcagcagcagttaaGCAACGCGATTCAACAAGATTTGGTGGAGAACATACAGCTGGGACAGGTCACTCCAAAACGAAACACAGGAGCATATCCCAAACGTTCGGTGGTGCCGAAAACCATCCCCGATTCCCACTTGTGCACATCGGAGATGGATATCAGTCCCATGCAGCCGACGACAGCCAAAATAACATCGAAAATGCCTCAAATGACAGAGGATTACGTGGAGGTTGTAGGTACCCAACCATTTGGGGTCCCATCAGGTATGCCGCCCGGGTACTATCAGGTTCCCGCAATCAACGGTATACAACAGCCTCTCCCCCTTAGCAAGACGATTCAACAGAATGCAG ACCGCCTCGAGACTCTAATTGAGTATGGAATTGCCGTAAATAGCATTTGTGATAACCTTGAGGCCGCTAATCTTTATGACCACCTTTCAAATCCGTCGTTGCTAGGAGAACTCGTCAGTCGATTGCCTGCTCATATCAAGTATCAATGGGCAACACATATTGCTACACTCAATGAGGTGAATTTGAAGACCTTTAGTTTGTTTATGAAAAACGCAGTGCAATCAGTCAGCCGGGTTTGTGTGTACAGCGGTGCAACGATGAACGAGAGCAGCAAAGCAAAGCGTGGTGCAGTACATTCGCACGTTGAGCCATCGAAGGATAGAGATGCTCCGGTCATGAAAGCATGTCCGAGCTGTTCTGGTGGGCATTACTTGAAGGACTGCACCAGATTTAAACACATGGATGTAGACGAACGCTGGAAATTTATCCTTTCGATGGGAATATGCCGAATATGTCTCTTCGCTCACGGAAAAAGATCTTGCCGTAGCAACAACAGATGTGGGATTTCCAGTTGCACGAATCGCCATCATTCGCTGCTCCACCCCCACAGTTCTTCGTCACCCCCAGTTGTATCCACGTTAAAGGCAGAAGAACCAACCAAAACTGAAAGGCAAAATGATTACATTGTCACCGGAGAAACTCTCTCACATCGAAGCTCAGACCGTGGGGTTCTTTTTAGAATAATCCCAATAAAAGTGTTTGGAAATGATAAAGTTGTGCAAACCTTTGCATTCATAGATGAAGGGTCCTCTCTTACGCTGATAGAAGAGGCCCTGACCGATGAATTGGGACTTAAAGGAATGCATCAAACCCTGTGCCTGCAGTGGACAGGCAGCATGTCCCGTATGGAACCCAATTCTATGCTAGTCGATCTCGTTGTTTCCGGTCTGAATAATCAGAAAAACCTTTTGAAAGAAACGCGCACGGTCAAGGAGTTGACGCTTCCAGCGCAAACGTTAAATTATGAGAACCTGGTCAAAAAATACGATCATCTAAAAGGCCTACCAGTGGCCAGCTACGTCGACGCAGTTCCTCGGATTTTGATCGGTGTAAATAACCTACGTTTGACAGTGCCGTTACGAATCAGAGAAGGAAAAGCCGATGAACCAACAGCAGCAAAAACTCGATTGGGATGGTGTGTCTATGGCGGTAGTGGTGAACCGGAGAACTCGTCGATTAATTTCCACACCTGTAATTGTTCCGAAGCCGAGTCACTTCACAATATGGTACGTGATTTCGTCTCTCAAGAAGACACAGGCGTTTCGTTTGGAGTTAAGTTGGAATCAGCGGCAGATCAGAGGTCCCGTTCCATTTTGGAGGAATCGACGTGCAGAGTAGGAGAAAGGTTTTCCACTCGGTTGCTATGGCGTTTCGACGACTTTGAGTTACCCGATAGCTACCCAATGGCCGTGAAACGTTTGGAATGTCTGGAACGCAAGATGGCCAGAAACCCTGCGCTACGggaaaatttgatgaaacaaTTAGCAGACTATCAGACAAAGGGTTATGCCCACCAGCTAACAGAAACGGAACAGATGAACTCGGATCCTAGACGTACTTGGTATTTACCACTCGGTGTGGTAATGAATCCGAAAAAACCAGAGAAAGTTCGGATGATTTGGGATGCCGCTGCAACAGTCAATGGAGTTTCTTTAAACTCGATGTTGCTGAAGGGACCTGATGAGCTTGTTCCGCTTCCCTGGATACTTTTTCGCTTTCGCCAATATCCGGTTGCCGTAACTGCAGATATAACCGAAATGTATCATCAGATAATGATTGATCCTAGAGACCAACAGGCCCAACGCTTCTTATGGAGATCAGATCCTGAAAAATTACCAGAAATATATGTTATGAATGTAGCAACATTTGGCGCCACTTGTTCGCCAGCAGCAGCACAATTTGTCAAGAATAAAAATGCGAAGGAATTTGAAAGAAGTTATCCTAGGGCAGTAGAAGGCATTGTACAAAGACATTACGTTGACGACTACGTCGACAGTTTTGAGACACTCGAAGAGGCTTCCGCAGTGTCTTCACAAGTTCGAATGATCCACGCAGCTGGCGGTTTCAACATTAGAGGTTGGCGATCGAACTACAAAGAGGTGCTAGAAAGCCTAGGCGAAAATGCCGCACAACATCCTAAAACTTTGGATCTAGAATCCCGAAATTATGAACGTGTACTGGGCATGCACTGGTTGCCCGAAGAAGACCTTTTGGCGTATTCTACTTCACTCCCCCTAGAACTCCGTGATGTTATAACAAAAGGTGACCACCCAACGAAACGCCAAGTTTTGCGTTGCTTGATGAGTTTTTTTGATCCTCTTGGTATTTTAGCCGCATTTGTTCTTCACGGGAAGGTTCTACTTCAGGATATCTGGCGCGCAGGTACTGAGTGGGACGAGCAAATAAACAAGAATGCCTTTGAGAAATGGTTGCGGTGGACGGAACAATTCGAACACATATCTAGACTTAGAATTCCCCGCTGTTACTTCGATGGGGTAAATAATAGTCGCTACAAACAAACGGAGCTGCACATATTTGTTGACGCCAGCGAGGAAGCGTATGCTGCTGTCGGTTACTTCCGCATCCCCAGCAACTCAGGAGGTTTCGAATGCAGCCTagtggcagcaaaaacaaaggTTGCGCCGCTGAAACATTGGTCTATTCCACGTCTGGAACTTCAGGCCGCCGTCTTAGGGACACGCTTAAAGAAGTGTATCACGGAAGGACATGCAATCTCTGCCCAACGGGTTGTATTTTGGTCCGATTCTAGCACGGTGCTAGCATGGATTCGATCCGATCATCGCCGATTCACCCAGTTCGTTGCATGTCGTGTAGGAGAAATATTATCGACAACAAACATTTCAGAATGGCGCTGGGTTCCGTCCAAGTTTAACGTTGCCGACTGCGCTACCAAATGGGGGCAAGGACCTCCAGTATGTTCATCTGATAGCTGGTTTAGAGAGCCAGCATTCCTATGGGAATCAGAACAAACTTGGCCCCAACCGAAGGCCGTGAAGACAACGACAGAAGAATTAAGAGTTTCCTGTGTACATTCTGGAACGATTGTATTAGTAGAACCGTTAGTTGAGTTTACCAAATTTTCTAAGTGGGAGCGCTTAGTACGAACGATGGCGTATATATATCGGTGGCAGAACCTTGCCATGAAGGGTAATGTAAGCGGTTTTCTTAAACAAGATGAGTTGTTAGCCGGTGAAAGTGCTGTATTTCGCCTTTGCCAGTTGCAAGCCTTCTCGGATGAAATTAACGTTCTTAAACGGAATCAAACACTTTCGAAAGAACAACGAATTCCTTTAGCTAAAACCAGCGTAATTTTAAAGCTCAGCCCTTACTTGGACGAAAACGACGTGCTGCGAGTTGATAGTAGAGTAGGAGCAGCGAAGAATGTGGcatctaatttaaaatttccggTAATCTTACCAAGAAATCATTACGTGACCGAGCTCATCGTAAATTATTATCATCGCAAGTACCTTCACTGTAACTCAGAGACCGTAGTCAACGAATTGCGACAATGTTTCTACATATCACAGCTTCGACCCGTCGTTAAAAGAATTACCCGTAAGTGTCAATATTGCAAGGTGTATCGATCAGAGCCTCAAATACCTCGAATGGCTCCGCTACCTGAAGCAAGACTGGCTTCCTATACTCGCCCTTTCAGCTACGTGGGGTTGGATCTGTTTGGCCCCTTGTTCGTCAAAATTGGGAGGAGTTCGGTGAAAAGATGGGTGGCCCTTTTCACCTGCATGACGATACGGGCCGTACATGTTGAGATCGTCCACACTCTAAGTACTCAATCATGTATAATGAGTATTCGTAGGTTCATCGGCAGACGCGGAGCTCCAATAGAAATCCATTCGGACAATGGTACTAACTTTAGAGGGGCGGACAACATTCTTCAGAAACAGATGCAGCAGTTTCATTTAGACATGGCATCGACATTCACAAATGCCAATACCAAATGGGTATTTATACCGCCTGGAACCCCGCATATGGGAGGATGCTGGGAGCGAATGGTGCGTTCCGTCAAAACGGCACTGGAAGCGTGTGTTCAATCTGGACGGAAACTTGACGATGAAGCGCTGTACACACTAGCCGTTGATGCCGAAGGGATAGTGAACTCACGCCCTCTTACTTATCTACCTTTGGAGTCAGAGGAGCAGGAAGCCCTGACACCCAATCACTTTTTGCTTGGCAATTCGAATGGAGTGAAACAGAAACCTGGAAACACATCCATTGTGAAATACGAGATAGGCCATACTTGgaatcaaattcaacaacaactTGATGTTTTCTGGAGTAGATGGGTGCGTGAATATTTGCCTTCAATAACGCGCCGCACGAAATGGTTCAATGATGTCAAACCCGTTAAAATCGGGGACTTTGTGGTTGTTGTTAATGAAGCACGGCGCAACGGTTGGACTCGAGGTCGGGTTCAGGAGATAATCCATGGTGCAGATGGACGCATTCGCAAAGCTATCATACTTACAAACAAGGGGCTCACACGGCAGGCGGTCTCAAAATTGGCAGTCTTAGACATTCAAATGGGAAACGCAGAACCTAGACGACCCTGA
- the LOC129741333 gene encoding LOW QUALITY PROTEIN: uncharacterized protein LOC129741333 (The sequence of the model RefSeq protein was modified relative to this genomic sequence to represent the inferred CDS: substituted 1 base at 1 genomic stop codon) — protein sequence MNNPNGENTLSNDRKKSSGRAKIAKSKNVCDSRSSAGGTSGLQSFFRWFRKDDHRLKDPDLDFAEPTPKQPVDVGSCSSRGKGVIKRGDATPDAVSQTQSNGTHSSSPSPSPVIDCNNLSKSSSCDSILSTATTGFAFVPPNRYEAIGGLQLNERVINPGPYTDSYKRRVRQLDRTREIDKKYELTLRKKYNLFASLQKHVAEKDATLTRNNQKSIYTDLSLPTATKTASESVNSADREEFPEPENRRHRRTVSDSSKDKKAGAYVHVRGKRRAPPPPPLNFDTNTATLTRQNSTSNYGTLSPGSTLSRKKRPAPPPPASPKSPTLNEAISNTSLLEDREIKAIIEGMPMPRTPELILPLRTTPLPGISEERTPGGLTEEQKQQLIDNIRKIKPPSDDTDPPTPTNAPPTNCMLTNYDVMKLEENFINTNGTRSPIHDFLYSEAVANSSKPGIPTSPISPRPWYKRPISGVRQQESSLPFKKDIILKTIDKRKGKTKEKDDLPEVGYCRNSLVETTSSNTGSGPRFNLFSKLTEKSDDIKRRERDSEKRKSGIGIPNISELDREAAEIITKEHAQKQIVQEQKIEMYFTAPEQLVKRSRSFQNTEEVQEQLDVNSCKPKSTKELITKFESSKLKPNTTTVVVSHVPKRDYFGNVHNKEAEPSPTSPVLLRKEIPSQLPSLTKTSSDKNLLGLWSCPYCTLENPNWRIICEACERIKPYEKLSILEEPPLRPNHPLKKPLPELKPQPQTITQQEWDKKTERVLKYFMPKTNPTVNNTSGIQGTPEAPKKSFGQAKMLASPKMGVKSLMNRISPEKINGLKHYSNAFLQTIPATNQFDDEKLKETSIKVPSSDVSLTATDTAKTDAEGVNLDEVRNARLARFSANLEVHNEDDATPIPQPKQMVNVKDMDEEALEKEKERLREMIRAMNAKALADKYPVLQKPPSSSGPTKRESPQVQRRNGFISAIPVSTKSPNPIRKFSPTMARRPSPNFVEEHAPGVAEPYKLGAIKKTVVRKREEPKQINKINETKIINREVKFPALVLPETVAEFSEAKLVLTNDTEKLRYEAMDEKQFQTHFAQNKTRDLGEPLSDQQSEKVRQISNQLRSVQGVENFKRTLKYAGSSINRSNTLAINKLLRNLEFAIAEGAHDRAANLAVDLAKMKVSLIEAFFRYPMDFSYFIQNFSAIAYNXDIKPGRLSFAGRPFGLNIALNYRDASGNQFSEDVFNETVSIIEIDEGLDGETFFLYVFLAAVVVLLLVLGQQFLDRMASVNAPQLPVETGTTSTKDVDYEWIPQETLKRIQNSPKGDKVSPKQSPRQRKAKRADSADD from the exons ATGAACAACCCGAATGGCGAAAATACACTGAGTAACGATCGAAAAAAAAGTAGTGGAAGAGCGAAGATAGCCAAG AGTAAAAATGTATGTGACTCTCGATCTTCAGCCGGTGGGACTAGTGGGTTACAGTCGTTTTTCCGTTGGTTCCGCAAGGATGATCATCGGCTCAAAGACCCGGACCTCGACTTCGCAGAGCCCACACCGAAACAGCCGGTGGATGTTGGATCCTGTTCCAGCCGAGGCAAAGGTGTAATCAAACGCGGAGATGCTACACCGGATGCTGTGAGTCAAACGCAAAGCAATGGTACACACAGTTCATCACCGAGCCCTAGTCCAGTGATAGACTGCAATAACTTGTCAAAAAGTTCCAGCTGTGATAGTATTTTAAGCACGGCGACTACGGGATTCGCATTTGTACCTCCGAATCGCTACGAAGCCATCGGTGGCCTGCAGCTGAATGAACGTGTAATCAACCCTGGCCCTTACACCGACAGCTATAAACGGCGCGTGAGGCAGCTTGATCGTACACGAGAGATAGACAAGAAGTACGAACTAACCCTACGTAAAAAGTATAACCTATTTGCAAGCTTGCAAAAACATGTTGCAGAAAAAGACGCTACATTAACGCGCAATAATCAAAAATCGATATATACTGATCTCAGTTTACCAACTGCTACAAAAACCGCTTCGGAAAGTGTCAATTCCGCAGATCGAGAGGAATTTCCAGAACCTGAAAATCGAAGACACAGAAGAACAGTGAGCGATTCTTCCAAAGACAAGAAAGCGGGAGCTTACGTACACGTGAGAGGCAAAAGAAGAGCACCACCTCCTCCCCCACTTAATTTTGACACAAATACTGCAACACTCACTCGGCAGAACTCGACGTCCAACTACGGAACATTATCTCCCGGATCAACACTTTCGCGCAAGAAAAGACCTGCGCCTCCTCCACCAGCCTCTCCCAAATCACCCACGCTGAACGAAGCGATATCCAATACAAGTTTGCTAGAGGATAGAGAGATAAAAGCCATCATCGAAGGCATGCCGATGCCAAGAACTCCTGAACTAATATTACCCCTCAGAACAACTCCCCTGCCTGGAATTTCAGAAGAAAGAACTCCTGGTGGTTTGACCgaagaacaaaaacaacaacttatCGATAACATTCGAAAGATTAAGCCTCCATCCGATGACACGGACCCACCAACACCCACAAATGCACCTCCCACGAACTGCATGCTTACCAACTACGATGTCATGAAGTTGGAAGAAAACTTCATCAATACCAATGGAACGAGATCGCCaatacatgattttttgtacagcGAAGCTGTAGCAAACAGTTCCAAGCCAGGAATTCCAACATCTCCGATATCTCCCAGGCCGTGGTATAAGCGTCCAATATCCGGTGTAAGACAGCAAGAAAGTTCCCTACCCTTCAAAAAAGATATCATTCTGAAAACTATCGACAAACGAAAAGGTAAAACCAAAGAAAAGGATGATTTACCAGAGGTGGGATACTGTCGAAATTCACTAGTCGAAACCACATCTAGCAATACTGGGAGCGGCCCAAGATTCAACCTCTTCTCGAAGCTCACCGAAAAATCAGACGACATCAAACGCCGTGAAAGAGACAGTGAAAAACGAAAATCGGGCATTGGTATACCAAACATCAGCGAACTAGACCGAGAAGCTGCAGAAATTATAACGAAAGAGCATGCACAAAAACAAATCGTGCaagaacaaaaaatcgaaatgtATTTCACTGCACCCGAGCAACTTGTCAAAAGAAGCAGGTCCTTCCAAAATACAGAAGAAGTTCAGGAACAACTGGACGTGAACAGTTGCAAACCAAAATCAACGAAAGAATTGATTACCAAGTTTGAAAGTTCAAAGCTGAAACCAAACACTACGACGGTTGTTGTCTCTCACGTTCCAAAAAGGGATTATTTCGGAAACGTTCACAACAAGGAGGCAGAACCGTCACCAACATCTCCGGTACTATTGAGGAAAGAGATTCCTTCTCAACTCCCCAGTCTTACAAAGACTTcaagtgataaaaatttacttgGTTTATGGTCCTGTCCTTATTGCACTCTGGAAAATCCGAACTGGCGAATCATATGTGAGGCATGTGAGCGTATTAAACCATACGAGAAACTAAGCATCCTAGAAGAACCGCCGTTAAGGCCGAACCATCCCTTGAAGAAACCTCTGCCTGAGCTCAAACCTCAACCACAGACTATCACTCAGCAAGAATGGGATAAAAAGACTGAACGTGTGCTGAAATATTTCATGCCAAAGACTAATCCCACCGTAAACAATACTTCGGGTATACAAGGTACTCCAGAGGCACCGAAGAAATCCTTTGGTCAGGCAAAAATGTTGGCCTCCCCGAAAATGGGTGTTAAAAGTTTAATGAACCGTATTTCTCCGGAAAAAATTAACGGACTCAAACACTACTCAAACGCTTTTCTACAAACAATTCCGGCCACCAATCAATTTGATGATGAGAAGCTCAAAGAGACCTCGATTAAAGTTCCTAGCTCCGACGTTTCATTAACTGCAACGGATACGGCAAAAACTGACGCTGAAGGTGTTAATTTGGATGAGGTCCGGAATGCTCGATTAGCTAGATTTAGTGCCAATCTTGAAGTTCATAACGAAGATGACGCGACACCTATTCCACAGCCTAAGCAGATGGTTAATGTCAAAGACATGGATGAAGAAGCTTTGGAAAAAGAGAAAGAACGACTTCGTGAGATGATTCGTGCTATGAACGCAAAAGCGTTGGCGGATAAGTATCCGGTTCTTCAGAAGCCACCCAGCAGTAGTGGCCCTACTAAACGAGAATCTCCTCAAGTTCAACGAAGGAACGGATTCATATCTGCCATTCCCGTTAGTACAAAGAGCCCCAATCCTATACGGAAGTTCAGTCCGACCATGGCCCGCCGACCATCACCAAACTTCGTCGAAGAGCATGCACCAGGTGTCGCAGAGCCGTACAAGCTAGGAGCGATCAAGAAAACGGTTGTTCGTAAACGAGAAGAGCctaaacaaatcaacaaaattaatgaaacaAAGATTATCAACAGGGAGGTGAAGTTTCCTGCCCTTGTATTACCAGAAACGGTCGCTGAATTCAGTGAAGCCAAGCTTGTTCTTACAAACGACACAGAAAAACTGCGATATGAAGCAATGGacgaaaaacaatttcaaacacaTTTCGCCCAGAACAAAACACGAGACCTAGGGGAACCACTCAGTGACCAGCAGAGCGAAAAAGTGCGACAAATCTCTAACCAACTGCGCTCAGTTCAGggtgttgaaaatttcaagcgaaCTCTCAAATACGCTGGCTCTTCCATTAATCGATCCAATACGTTGGCGATCAACAAACTGCTGAGAAATTTGGAGTTTGCTATAGCGGAAGGAGCACACGATCGGGCAGCAAATTTAGCCGTAGATCTAGCCAAAATGAAAGTTTCTTT AATCGAAGCTTTCTTCCGGTATCCCATGGATTTCAGCTACTTCATTCAAAACTTTTCGGCTATTGCCTACAACTGAGACATTAAACCGGGTCGTTTGTCGTTTGCCGGTCGGCCATTCGGATTGAACATTGCGCTCAACTACCGTGACGCCAGCGGAAATCAGTTTTCCGAAGACGTCTTCAATGAAACCGTTTCGATTATCGAAATCGATGAGGGTCTGGATGGGGAAACGTTCTTCCTGTACGTGTTCCTGGCGGCTGTTGTAGTTTTGTTGCTGGTGCTCGGCCAACAATTCCTGGATCGTATGGCAAGCGTAAACGCTCCCCAGCTGCCCGTGGAAACCGGAACCACAAGTACCAAGGATGTGGACTATGAATGGATTCCACAAGAAACACTCAAGAGGATTC AAAATTCTCCCAAGGGCGACAAAGTGTCCCCGAAGCAAAGCCCACGACAGCGGAAGGCAAAGCGAGCTGACAGTGCCGATGATTGA